One segment of Brassica napus cultivar Da-Ae chromosome C3, Da-Ae, whole genome shotgun sequence DNA contains the following:
- the LOC125584431 gene encoding defensin-like protein 75, with amino-acid sequence MDQIRFKDVVATIVIMFLLVIAEQANAASVDADCYGPCNNHCEQTCKNKGYTGWFCSTFRVKSGCCCTPRKKIFEQVNF; translated from the exons ATGGACCAGATCAGATTTAAAGATGTTGTTGCAACCATCGTAATAATGTTTTTGTTGGTCATTGCAG AACAAGCAAATGCAGCCTCTGTTGATGCCGACTGTTATGGACCGTGCAATAACCATTGTGAACAAACTTGCAAAAATAAAGGTTACACAGGTTGGTTTTGCTCAACTTTTAGAGTCAAATCTGGCTGTTGCTGTACACCAAGGAAGAAAATCTTTGAACAAGTAAACTTTTGA
- the LOC125583204 gene encoding adenylyl-sulfate kinase 2, chloroplastic-like — MEGLAIRASRPSIFCSLPGLGGDSQRRPLSDGFLRLPASSNAAVNTNLVASSVSFHPISAVNLSAQASLTADVPALSDNIVWHESSICRCDRQQLLQQKGCVIWITGLSGSGKSTVACALSKALFERGKLTYTLDGDNVRHGLNRDLTFKAEDRTENIRRIGEVAKLFADVGVICIASLISPYRRDRDACRSLLPEGDFVEVR; from the exons ATGGAAGGATTAGCTATCAGAGCATCTCGACCATCAATTTTCTGCTCTCTTCCGGGTCTCGGCGGTGATTCTCAGAGACGACCTCTAAGTGACGGTTTCCTAAGGCTGCCGGCGTCGTCTAATGCGGCGGTTAACACAAACTTAGTCGCGAGTTCTGTTTCTTTTCATCCAATCTCCGCCGTCAATTTGTCTGCACAAGCTTCCCTCACCGCCGATGTCCCCGCCCTTTCAGACAACATCGTGTGGCACGAGAGTTCCATTTGCAGATGCGACCGACAACAACTTCTTCAACAAAAGGGTTGTGTCATCTGGATCACTGGTCTCAGCGGTTCAGGGAAAAGCACTGTCGCGTGTGCGCTAAGTAAAGCATTGTTTGAAAGAGGCAAACTTACTTACACACTCGACGGCGACAATGTACGTCATGGCCTTAACCGGGACCTCACTTTCAAAGCTGAGGATCGTACCGAAAACATACGCAGGATCG GTGAGGTGGCTAAGCTGTTTGCTGATGTTGGAGTCATTTGTATAGCAAGTTTGATTTCTCCGTACCGGAGAGACAGAGACGCGTGCCGGTCCCTGTTACCCGAAGGCGACTTCGTGGAGGTACGTTAA